The Streptococcus marmotae genome contains the following window.
TGCAGTAATTTAACAAAGGAATGCCCTGTATGCTTTCTTAAGTAGGTTGAGAGATAGTTAGGGTTAAAGCCAAAATGCTTTCCCATTTCCTCTAACGTCACGCTTGCATAGTGCTTTTCAATATATAGCAGTAACGATAGTAAAGTAGACTCTGTCTTGCGACTGCTTTGAACTGCTGAACTTTCTCTTGAGGACAGTCTGAGTAATTTGGCAAATAAGACTAGAAGCTCATACTGAATAATATGATTGGATTGATTGTCCAGTATATTATAGTATTCGTAGACGATATTTTCAATCGTATGCTGGACACCGTCTGTATCTTTGGTGTGAAAAATAGTGTACATCCCATTTTCAGTAGTCATTGATGAAGAGAAAAATAGTAAATCAGCTAAATAACTACTACTACCACTTCTGCGTAAGAAATCCAAATCACTATGGGAAAAAGCTGTTTGTTTTAAGGCAATATTAAATACAAGATTTTCTTTTCCAATACTCTTATTTTGATGAATCGTATTGGGACCAACGATAAAAATATCCCCTTCTTGTAAAATTATTTCTTCGTGTTCCACCAAAATAGTCATCCGTCCTTTTATCGGAATAATCATTTCGACATAGTTGTGATAATGATAGGGAATATAAGATTCTACTGGATTTACTGATATGGCGATTGGTTGTAAATTAATATCCAAAGAATCATCCAGATTATGAAAAAATTCATAAACTGCCTCCCCCTCAAAAAACTTAGCTGGAACAGGATGCAAGTTCTCTAGTATTTCTTCCCATTCTCTATGCTCCCGTTTCGATAGCAATAACTCTAAAATAAAATCATTCATCCGTATTTCCTCTCACTTTAATTATACACTATTTTTCCAATTTACAAAATCTACGAAATGAACACACACAATATTCTTTTCCGCTATTGTCCTTACTTTTTGAAATTGTTAAACTAAAATTAAAACGTATGAACAAAAAGGAGAATCACATGGTAGATTTAACACAAAAACCCTATTACTTGTCACACGAAAACATCTCATATATCAAAAATACTGTATCTTCCATGACAATAGAGGAGAAAATTGGGCAACTCTTCTTTGTTATTAGCCCTGATGAGCAACACGTTTCTTTAAAAGAATTTATTGATAAGTATAAACCAGGTGGTATGATGTTCCGACCTGGAAGAGCTACTCATATAAAAAAAACAAATTAAGAGTATTCAAACTTACAGTAAATTTCCTCTATTTATAGCAGCAAACCTAGAATCTGGCGGAAATGGAATTGTATCAGAAGGTACTTGGGTGGGGAATCCTCTGCAAATAGCTGCAACCAATGATGCTACAAACGCTTATCAATTGGGGAAAATTGCTGGCTCTGAAGCTGAACAAGTAGGATGCAACATGGCTTTTGCTCCTATTGTTGATATTGACTACAATTTCCGCAATCCCATTACCAATACTAGGACATTTGGCTCTAATCCTAATAGTGTTCTAACAATGTCCCAAGCTCAAATTAAAGGCTTTTCCGAACACAACATCATTCCAACGGCTAAACACTTCCCAGGTGATGGAGTAGATGAACGTGACCAACATCTCCTATCCAGTATCAACAGCCTTTCAGTTGATGAATGGAATCAATCTTACGGA
Protein-coding sequences here:
- a CDS encoding AraC family transcriptional regulator codes for the protein MNDFILELLLSKREHREWEEILENLHPVPAKFFEGEAVYEFFHNLDDSLDINLQPIAISVNPVESYIPYHYHNYVEMIIPIKGRMTILVEHEEIILQEGDIFIVGPNTIHQNKSIGKENLVFNIALKQTAFSHSDLDFLRRSGSSSYLADLLFFSSSMTTENGMYTIFHTKDTDGVQHTIENIVYEYYNILDNQSNHIIQYELLVLFAKLLRLSSRESSAVQSSRKTESTLLSLLLYIEKHYASVTLEEMGKHFGFNPNYLSTYLRKHTGHSFVKLLHIQRVNVAAEYLRYTTAPIEKISLKVGYENPSYFYKIFKKILGMSPAEYRKQVQKQ